A portion of the Calliphora vicina chromosome 5, idCalVici1.1, whole genome shotgun sequence genome contains these proteins:
- the LOC135960061 gene encoding retinol dehydrogenase 13-like, with protein MQGLFKFLKSRPVFWISVTGTTVGLACFVKDLMQGGKFTKKSKAEGKVVIVTGSNTGIGKETVRELAKRGATVYMACRDMNKCEEAREEIVLESRNKYVYCRECDLASMESIRKFVDNFKKEQDRLDILINNAGVMRCPRSLTKDGFELQLGVNHMGHFLLTNLLLDLIKKSSPSRIVVLSSLAHTRGEINIGDLNSEKSYDEGKAYNQSKLANVLFTRELAKRLEGTGVTVNALHPGVVDTELFRHMGFFNSFFASLIFKPLAWPFLKSPQNGAQTTLYAALDEDLANVSGQYFSDCEIKDVAPQAKDESLGKWLWAVSEKWTRLTS; from the exons atgcAAGGTTTATTTAAGTTTCTTAAAAGTCGTCCCGTGTTTTGGATAAGTGTTACCGGCACTACAGTGGGTCTAGCATGTTTTGTTAA AGACCTAATGCAAGGTGGTAAATTTACCAAGAAAAGTAAAGCTGAAGGAAAAGTTGTGATTGTAACCGGATCAAATACCGGCATTGGCAAGGAAACAGTAAGGGAGCTGGCCAAAAGGGGAGCTACAGTGTATATGGCCTGTAGGGATATGAACAAATGTGAAGAG gcCCGTGAAGAAATCGTTTTGGAAAGCCGCaacaaatatgtttattgtAGGGAATGTGATTTGGCTTCTATGGAATCGATACGTAAATTTGTAGACAA cTTTAAAAAGGAACAGGATCGTTtggatattttaattaataatgctggCGTTATGCGTTGTCCTCGTTCTTTGACCAAAGATGGTTTCGAACTACAATTGGGTGTTAATCAtatgggacattttttgcttacaAATCTCTTATTGGATTTAATTAAA AAATCATCTCCCAGTCGCATAGTTGTATTGTCCAGTTTGGCGCATACTCGTGGTGAGATCAATATTGGTGATTTAAATAGTGAAAAATCGTATGATGAAGGCAAGGCTTACAATCAAAGTAAACTAGCAAATGTGTTGTTTACACGAGAATTGGCCAAGAGATTAGAGg GCACTGGTGTCACTGTGAATGCTCTACATCCCGGTGTTGTTGACACCGAACTCTTCCGTCACATGGGCTTCTTTAATTCATTCTTTGCCAGTCTGATATTTAAGCCTTTGGCATGGCCTTTCCTTAAATCTCCTCAAAATGGAGCTCAAACAACTTTGTATGCTGCCCTAGATGAAGATTTGGCGAATGTTAGCGGTCAATACTTTAGTGATTGTGAAATTAAAGACGTTGCACCACAAGCAAAAGATGAATCTTTGGGAAAATGGCTGTGGGCAGTAAGTGAGAAATGGACGAGATTGACAAGttag